One Ethanoligenens harbinense YUAN-3 genomic window carries:
- the rpoB gene encoding DNA-directed RNA polymerase subunit beta, whose protein sequence is MVNVKPVQLGKNVRMSFAHIDEVLDMPNLIEVQKNSYQWFLDEGLKEVFKDVSAITDFTGNLVLDFVDYTIENQPKYGIEECKERDATYAAPMRVLARLINRETGEVKEQEIFMGDFPLMTDSGTFVINGAERVIVSQLVRSPGVYYGMQHDKTGKKLFTATVIPNRGAWLEYETDSNDVFYVRIDKNRKIPVTVFIRALGLGSDAEILDFFGDDDRIKSSIEKDNTKSIEEGLMEVYRKLRPGEPPTVESAQTHINALFFDPRRYDLSRVGRYKYNKKLAIGNRLTGCTLSRPVANPLTGEILADAGETLSRARAHEIERAGVDTAFVQVFDREVKVISNGMVDADAFLPFDPEEVGIREKVRFSVLREILEAHEGEDDLKAAVEERMDDLIPKHIIIDDIFSSINYLNNLANDIGVIDDIDHLGNRRIRSVGELLQNQFRIGFSRMERVIRERMNLQSQDLDTITPQSIINSRPVMASIKEFFGSSPLSQFMDQTNPLAELTHKRRLSALGPGGLSRDRAGFEVRDVHYTHYGRMCPIETPEGPNIGLISYLASFARINDYGFIEAPYRKVDKVTGIVSSEVVYMTADVEDEYTVAQANEPLDEEGRFARPKVAARHRDEILEIEREKIDYMDVSPKMVVSVATAMIPFLENDDANRALMGSNMQRQAVPLLRTDSPIVGTGMEYKAAVDSGVCVLAKEEGVVERVAADEVIIRTDSGRLDNYHLIKFLRSNQGTCFNQHPIVHHGERVVKGQVLADGPSTSQGEIALGRNVLIGFMTWEGYNYEDAVLLNEHLVMDDVYTSIHIEEYELEARDTKLGPEEITRDIPNVGEDALRDLDERGIIRVGAEVHAGDILVGKVTPKGETELTAEERLLRAIFGEKAREVRDTSLRVPHGEYGIVVDVKVFTRENSEELNPGVNMVVRCYIAQKRKISVGDKMAGRHGNKGVVSRVLPAEDMPFLPDGTPLDIVLNPLGVPSRMNIGQVLEVHLGYAAKALGWKIMTPVFDGAHEGDIAECLKEAGLREDGKCCLYDGRTGEQFDNPVTVGYMYFLKLAHLVDDKIHARSTGPYSLVTQQPLGGKAQFGGQRFGEMEVWALEAYGAAYTLQEIQTVKSDDVVGRVKTYEAIVKGQNVPRPGVPEAFKVLIKELQSLGLDMKVLDKAGEEIDLKDNFDDDDIGLGRVDDQAFSDVAVDSEFEESFKIGEPEADEASSDEETIDFSSLGMDNDEGNE, encoded by the coding sequence ATGGTGAATGTGAAGCCTGTGCAGCTTGGCAAAAATGTGCGCATGAGCTTTGCGCATATCGACGAGGTTCTGGATATGCCCAACCTCATCGAAGTGCAAAAGAATTCCTACCAGTGGTTTCTTGACGAAGGCTTGAAGGAGGTCTTTAAAGACGTATCCGCCATCACCGATTTTACCGGCAATCTTGTGCTCGATTTTGTAGATTATACCATAGAAAATCAGCCGAAATACGGCATTGAGGAATGTAAGGAGCGCGACGCCACCTATGCCGCGCCCATGCGTGTGCTGGCCCGCCTTATCAACCGCGAAACCGGCGAGGTTAAGGAGCAGGAGATCTTCATGGGCGATTTTCCGCTCATGACCGACAGCGGCACCTTTGTCATCAACGGCGCGGAGCGCGTCATCGTGTCGCAGCTCGTGCGTTCGCCGGGCGTCTACTACGGCATGCAGCACGACAAAACCGGCAAAAAGCTCTTCACCGCCACCGTCATCCCCAACCGCGGTGCATGGCTCGAATATGAGACCGATTCCAATGATGTATTCTATGTGCGCATCGACAAAAACCGCAAAATTCCCGTCACGGTGTTCATCCGCGCGCTGGGCCTTGGTTCCGACGCCGAGATCCTCGACTTTTTCGGCGACGACGATCGCATCAAGAGCTCCATTGAGAAAGACAACACCAAATCCATCGAAGAAGGTCTGATGGAGGTCTACCGCAAACTGCGCCCCGGCGAGCCGCCGACGGTGGAGAGCGCCCAGACCCACATCAACGCGTTGTTCTTCGATCCGCGCCGCTATGATCTTTCCCGCGTGGGGCGTTACAAATACAACAAAAAACTGGCCATCGGCAACCGGCTGACGGGCTGTACCCTTTCGCGCCCGGTGGCCAACCCGCTCACCGGCGAGATCCTTGCCGACGCCGGTGAAACGCTCAGCCGCGCCCGGGCGCATGAGATCGAGCGCGCGGGCGTGGACACCGCGTTTGTGCAGGTGTTCGACCGCGAAGTTAAAGTGATTTCCAACGGCATGGTGGACGCCGACGCGTTTCTGCCGTTCGACCCGGAAGAAGTAGGCATTCGTGAAAAAGTGCGATTCTCCGTGCTGCGTGAGATTTTGGAGGCCCACGAGGGCGAGGACGATCTGAAAGCCGCCGTTGAGGAGCGCATGGATGATCTCATCCCCAAGCACATCATCATCGACGACATTTTCTCTTCCATCAATTATCTCAACAATCTCGCCAACGACATCGGGGTGATCGACGACATCGACCATCTGGGCAACCGCCGCATCCGCAGCGTGGGCGAGCTGTTGCAGAACCAGTTCCGCATCGGTTTTTCCCGCATGGAGCGCGTCATCCGTGAGCGCATGAACCTCCAGTCGCAGGATCTCGACACCATCACACCGCAGTCCATCATCAACTCCCGTCCGGTCATGGCGTCCATCAAGGAGTTCTTCGGCTCCTCGCCGCTCTCGCAGTTTATGGACCAGACCAATCCGCTGGCGGAACTCACCCATAAGCGCCGTCTCTCCGCCCTCGGTCCCGGCGGTCTCTCCCGTGACCGCGCCGGTTTCGAGGTCCGCGACGTGCACTATACGCATTACGGCCGCATGTGCCCGATCGAGACGCCGGAAGGTCCGAACATCGGCTTGATTTCCTATCTGGCTTCGTTCGCGCGCATCAACGACTACGGCTTTATCGAGGCGCCTTACCGCAAAGTGGATAAGGTCACCGGTATCGTCAGCAGCGAGGTGGTCTATATGACCGCCGATGTGGAGGACGAATACACCGTCGCGCAGGCCAACGAACCGCTCGACGAAGAAGGGCGGTTCGCGCGGCCGAAAGTCGCCGCCCGCCACCGCGACGAGATTCTGGAAATCGAGCGCGAGAAGATCGATTACATGGACGTTTCACCGAAGATGGTGGTCTCGGTCGCCACGGCCATGATCCCGTTCCTCGAAAACGACGACGCCAACCGCGCCCTCATGGGTTCGAACATGCAGCGGCAGGCCGTGCCGTTGCTGCGCACCGATTCGCCCATCGTCGGCACCGGCATGGAATACAAGGCTGCGGTGGACTCCGGCGTGTGCGTGCTCGCCAAAGAAGAAGGCGTAGTTGAGCGCGTGGCGGCCGATGAAGTCATCATCCGCACCGATTCCGGCCGGCTGGACAACTACCACCTCATCAAATTTTTACGCTCCAACCAGGGCACCTGCTTCAATCAGCACCCCATCGTGCACCACGGCGAGCGCGTGGTCAAAGGGCAGGTGCTGGCGGACGGCCCGTCCACCAGTCAGGGCGAGATCGCGCTTGGCCGCAACGTGCTCATCGGTTTCATGACGTGGGAAGGCTACAACTACGAGGACGCCGTCCTGCTCAACGAGCATCTGGTGATGGATGACGTCTATACGTCCATCCACATTGAAGAATACGAACTTGAGGCCCGCGACACCAAGCTCGGGCCGGAGGAGATTACCCGCGACATCCCCAACGTGGGCGAAGACGCGCTGCGTGATCTGGATGAGCGCGGCATCATCCGCGTGGGTGCCGAAGTGCACGCGGGCGACATTCTGGTGGGCAAGGTCACGCCGAAGGGCGAAACCGAGCTGACCGCCGAGGAACGCCTGCTGCGCGCCATCTTCGGTGAAAAGGCGCGCGAGGTGCGCGATACCTCGCTGCGCGTGCCGCACGGCGAATATGGCATCGTGGTGGACGTCAAGGTGTTCACCCGCGAGAACAGCGAGGAACTCAACCCCGGTGTCAACATGGTGGTGCGCTGCTATATCGCGCAGAAGCGCAAGATCAGCGTGGGCGACAAGATGGCCGGCCGCCACGGCAACAAGGGCGTCGTCTCCCGCGTGCTGCCGGCGGAGGATATGCCGTTCCTGCCGGACGGCACTCCGCTGGACATCGTGCTCAACCCGCTGGGCGTGCCGTCGCGCATGAACATCGGACAGGTGCTGGAAGTGCACCTCGGCTACGCGGCCAAAGCGCTGGGCTGGAAAATCATGACGCCGGTCTTCGACGGTGCGCATGAGGGCGACATCGCCGAGTGCCTGAAAGAAGCCGGGCTGCGCGAGGACGGCAAATGCTGCCTCTACGACGGCCGCACCGGCGAGCAGTTCGACAACCCCGTCACCGTGGGCTATATGTACTTCCTCAAACTGGCCCATCTGGTCGATGATAAGATTCATGCCCGCTCCACCGGCCCGTACTCGCTGGTGACGCAGCAGCCCCTCGGCGGTAAAGCGCAGTTCGGCGGCCAGCGCTTTGGTGAGATGGAGGTCTGGGCGCTGGAGGCTTATGGCGCAGCCTACACCCTTCAGGAGATCCAGACCGTCAAGTCGGATGACGTGGTCGGCCGCGTAAAGACCTACGAAGCCATCGTGAAAGGGCAGAACGTGCCGCGTCCGGGTGTGCCGGAAGCGTTCAAGGTGCTCATCAAGGAGCTCCAGTCGCTGGGCCTCGATATGAAGGTGCTTGATAAAGCGGGCGAGGAAATCGACCTCAAGGATAATTTTGACGATGACGACATCGGGCTCGGGCGCGTGGACGATCAGGCGTTCTCCGACGTTGCCGTGGACAGCGAGTTTGAGGAGAGCTTCAAGATCGGCGAGCCGGAGGCGGATGAAGCGTCCTCCGACGAAGAGACCATTGATTTCTCTTCGCTGGGCATGGATAACGACGAAGGCAACGAATAA